Proteins found in one Acidobacteriota bacterium genomic segment:
- a CDS encoding 2-dehydro-3-deoxygalactonokinase, whose protein sequence is MPTAPIAMLDVGSTNSRAWLVSGGTILRRAAASVGVRDSVRTGSTALLRQTVRQLIEQISADHPVGLVAAAGMITSPLGLADVPHVAAPASAQDLSAAAVILHPTDITRLPMLLVPGVRTGAAAASVEQLDVMRGEETLAVGLTDSGLLRRGGLLLTAGSHWKLIWTDADGRVAGSRTSLGGEIVHAVQTATLLNASLPSQPMHTCDREWLEAGAAAARKWGLPRAMFQVRLLDQSAAAGAAERLNWLVGACVAVDLDGLTASGRLGAGEAVLVTGPAAVPHAWRHLLQIAGCRAEVLDSHATEQAFVRGLSTVVDARRRELR, encoded by the coding sequence ATGCCGACCGCACCGATCGCGATGCTCGACGTCGGCTCCACCAACAGCAGGGCCTGGCTCGTCTCGGGCGGGACGATCCTCCGGCGCGCCGCTGCCTCCGTGGGCGTGCGCGACAGCGTCCGGACCGGGAGCACCGCACTCCTGAGGCAGACGGTTCGCCAGCTGATCGAACAGATCTCGGCAGATCATCCTGTCGGCCTCGTCGCAGCCGCCGGGATGATCACGTCGCCGCTCGGACTCGCGGACGTACCTCATGTCGCTGCGCCCGCTTCGGCGCAGGACCTGTCGGCAGCCGCGGTCATCCTGCATCCGACCGACATTACACGTCTGCCGATGTTGCTCGTTCCCGGAGTACGGACCGGCGCGGCAGCGGCTTCCGTGGAGCAGCTGGACGTGATGCGGGGCGAGGAAACGCTGGCCGTGGGCCTGACCGACAGCGGATTGCTGCGGCGCGGGGGTCTGCTGCTTACGGCCGGCTCGCACTGGAAACTCATCTGGACGGACGCCGATGGACGAGTGGCCGGCAGCCGTACATCACTCGGCGGAGAGATCGTGCACGCCGTCCAGACCGCGACGCTGCTCAACGCGTCGCTGCCTTCGCAGCCGATGCACACCTGTGACCGCGAGTGGCTCGAGGCGGGCGCGGCCGCGGCGCGGAAATGGGGACTGCCGAGAGCGATGTTTCAGGTGCGTCTGCTCGATCAATCTGCGGCAGCGGGTGCCGCCGAACGTCTGAACTGGCTCGTGGGCGCGTGCGTGGCGGTCGATCTGGACGGTCTGACGGCGTCGGGCCGCCTTGGAGCGGGCGAGGCCGTTCTGGTTACCGGGCCCGCGGCCGTGCCGCACGCCTGGAGGCACCTCCTGCAGATCGCCGGGTGTCGGGCAGAGGTCCTCGACAGCCATGCGACCGAACAGGCCTTTGTGCGGGGACTGAGCACTGTCGTGGATGCGCGGAGGCGCGAGTTGCGATGA
- a CDS encoding RNA-binding protein: MNRKLYVGNLSYETGETELQELFARAGTVETVKVMRDMATGRARGFAFVEMSTGGEAQQAITQLNETELGGRRLVVNEARPKEGGSGGFGGGDSRGRRSEPRW, translated from the coding sequence ATGAATCGGAAGTTGTACGTCGGAAACCTCTCGTACGAAACGGGAGAAACCGAGCTCCAGGAATTGTTCGCACGCGCGGGCACCGTCGAAACGGTGAAAGTGATGCGCGACATGGCCACCGGACGCGCCCGCGGGTTTGCGTTCGTGGAAATGAGCACGGGCGGCGAGGCGCAGCAGGCCATCACCCAGCTGAATGAAACAGAGCTCGGGGGCCGTCGCCTTGTCGTCAACGAAGCGAGGCCGAAAGAAGGCGGGTCGGGCGGATTCGGCGGGGGCGATTCCCGCGGCCGCCGGTCCGAGCCTCGCTGGTAA
- a CDS encoding nuclear transport factor 2 family protein: MTRTACLVMVGLIFFPWSGRSALAADEGDAVRGLQLKRFQALTRQDYGALQDLLAEDMVYTHSNGRVDSKTSYLQPLLSGATRYEDFALDEVRSRVYGTTAILTGRVRTAARVAGERRTNDLRFIEVWAKTGDGWKMVAWQATRIP, encoded by the coding sequence ATGACGCGGACGGCTTGCCTGGTGATGGTCGGCCTCATCTTCTTCCCCTGGAGCGGGCGCAGCGCGCTCGCGGCTGATGAAGGCGACGCCGTTCGGGGACTGCAGCTGAAGCGGTTCCAGGCGCTGACGCGCCAGGACTACGGCGCGCTGCAGGATCTGCTGGCGGAGGATATGGTCTATACCCACTCCAACGGAAGAGTGGACTCGAAGACCTCGTATCTTCAGCCCCTGCTGTCAGGGGCAACCCGCTACGAGGACTTCGCGCTCGACGAGGTGCGGAGCAGGGTTTACGGCACAACCGCCATCCTGACCGGTCGCGTACGAACGGCTGCACGTGTCGCGGGCGAGCGACGCACGAACGACCTCCGCTTCATCGAAGTATGGGCGAAGACCGGTGACGGCTGGAAAATGGTCGCCTGGCAGGCGACGCGGATTCCGTAG
- a CDS encoding carboxypeptidase regulatory-like domain-containing protein, which translates to MHAQGLQNAVVGRIVDSSGAVLPGVTVTVTNVGTGVERTVQTGSAGDYVAPSLVAGNYSVRAEIPGFKAEVRRGVVVRTDASTRVDFTLEIGGQQEVVEVTARAADTILRTEDASLGSVLGESQIDALPVKNRNFMALAQIVPGATESQVGNQNTLGRAQPLNLSVHGQRHFDNNIRIDGVSIIAGFVNASTFIPSLESLKEVSVQTGQYSAAYGMYSGAQVDRT; encoded by the coding sequence GTGCACGCACAGGGGCTGCAGAACGCGGTCGTCGGTCGCATTGTCGATAGTTCGGGTGCCGTGCTGCCGGGCGTCACCGTGACTGTGACCAACGTCGGCACCGGCGTGGAGCGGACTGTCCAGACCGGCTCCGCCGGGGATTATGTGGCTCCTTCCCTCGTGGCGGGCAACTATTCCGTTCGGGCGGAAATTCCCGGCTTCAAGGCTGAAGTCAGGCGCGGCGTCGTCGTCCGAACCGATGCATCGACGCGCGTCGATTTCACACTCGAGATCGGCGGGCAGCAGGAAGTCGTGGAGGTCACGGCCAGGGCCGCCGATACGATCCTGCGAACCGAAGACGCCAGCCTGGGTTCCGTGCTCGGTGAATCCCAGATCGACGCCCTTCCCGTCAAGAACCGGAACTTCATGGCTCTGGCGCAGATCGTGCCCGGGGCAACCGAGTCCCAGGTCGGCAACCAGAACACCCTCGGTCGCGCCCAGCCGCTGAACCTCTCGGTGCACGGGCAGCGGCATTTCGACAACAACATCCGGATCGACGGGGTGAGTATCATTGCCGGCTTCGTCAATGCCAGCACCTTCATTCCATCGCTGGAGTCGCTGAAGGAAGTCAGCGTGCAGACCGGCCAGTACTCGGCTGCGTATGGCATGTACTCGGGCGCGCAAGTGGACAGGACATGA
- a CDS encoding TonB-dependent receptor, which produces MLGYTKTFGSRVVTEAKISYVRESSPNQTGREGADIDPLRDFGISGLNFDEPLLRGIPNAGISGYMGTGETFANAKLLYRSPAVQSHTMLDLAGHSLRFGAEAFRRYQDFTTINASNQGSFSFTGQLTGNAFADFILGLPTRTDRIPFLLSSELQQNHFHSYVQDDWKLSSNVTFNLGLRYEYAGVYRDRLGNTTNFDFDTLTFFPDPGTDGALNDPSHDLAPRLGVAYRWGGSTVIRGGYGHYLTQPTMANVSLINRNPPRSRQDTFNTNLANPDLTLANGFLDGRLGATPPPTLTTVPRDYGPGRAQVWSLGVQHQLPGDWVAEMSYVGSTTNDLDSAYTRNTPPPGPGPVQARRPNPAFGDVRVFASEAEASYDGVDFRIQNVGWHGLNILSSYTYSRCIDTKSSPATSTVGTEDQEPQNQLDRFDGQRGRCAIDFTHQYKLNLIYALPLGERLTGIAGAFLKGWQLSASVNLHTGAPFTVIMSGNPANTSRGTIRPDLIGDPNDGPKTTAQWFNTGAFAAPARFAYGSAGRNIVVGPPTKLVDLGLRKQVRLGGGRSLEVRIDAYNAFNTPQFGIPGRVFGTPQFGRITSVGSPREIQLGLRLAY; this is translated from the coding sequence GTGCTCGGCTATACCAAGACGTTCGGCTCGCGCGTGGTGACGGAGGCGAAAATCTCGTACGTGCGGGAGTCGAGCCCGAACCAGACGGGTCGCGAAGGCGCCGACATCGACCCTCTGCGCGACTTCGGCATCAGTGGCCTCAATTTCGACGAGCCGCTGCTGCGCGGCATCCCGAACGCCGGCATCAGCGGATACATGGGAACCGGAGAGACGTTCGCCAACGCGAAGCTGCTGTATCGGAGCCCCGCGGTGCAGAGCCACACGATGCTGGATCTGGCAGGGCATTCACTGAGATTTGGAGCGGAAGCGTTCCGTCGCTACCAGGACTTTACGACGATTAACGCCTCGAACCAGGGCAGCTTCAGCTTCACCGGACAGCTCACCGGCAACGCATTCGCCGACTTCATCCTCGGCCTGCCCACGCGAACCGACCGCATACCCTTCCTGCTCTCCTCCGAGCTGCAGCAGAATCACTTCCATAGCTACGTTCAGGATGACTGGAAGCTGTCCTCGAACGTGACCTTCAACCTGGGGCTGCGCTACGAATACGCGGGGGTGTACCGCGACAGGCTCGGCAACACCACGAACTTCGACTTCGATACGCTCACCTTCTTTCCGGATCCGGGAACGGACGGGGCGCTCAACGACCCCAGTCACGATCTGGCGCCGAGGCTGGGCGTCGCATACCGCTGGGGCGGGAGCACGGTCATCCGCGGCGGGTACGGTCACTATCTCACGCAGCCGACGATGGCCAACGTGTCGCTCATCAACCGCAACCCGCCGCGAAGCCGCCAGGACACGTTCAACACGAATCTGGCGAACCCCGATCTCACGCTCGCCAACGGCTTCCTGGACGGCCGATTGGGGGCGACGCCGCCGCCGACGCTCACGACCGTTCCCCGCGACTACGGTCCGGGCCGCGCACAGGTCTGGAGCCTGGGCGTGCAGCACCAGCTGCCGGGGGACTGGGTGGCCGAGATGAGCTACGTCGGCTCGACGACGAATGATTTGGACAGCGCATACACGCGCAACACGCCGCCGCCGGGGCCGGGCCCGGTGCAGGCCCGCCGGCCGAATCCCGCTTTCGGAGACGTCCGCGTGTTCGCGTCGGAGGCCGAGGCCTCCTACGACGGTGTGGACTTCCGCATTCAGAATGTCGGCTGGCACGGCCTCAATATCCTCTCGAGCTATACGTACTCCAGATGCATCGATACGAAGAGTTCGCCCGCCACCAGCACGGTGGGAACCGAGGACCAGGAACCGCAGAACCAGCTGGATCGCTTCGATGGACAGCGCGGACGGTGCGCGATCGACTTCACGCACCAGTACAAGCTGAATCTCATTTACGCGCTTCCGCTGGGTGAGCGCCTCACCGGCATCGCCGGCGCGTTCCTGAAGGGCTGGCAGCTTTCGGCGAGCGTGAACCTCCATACCGGAGCGCCCTTCACGGTCATCATGAGCGGCAATCCCGCGAACACGTCCCGCGGCACCATCCGGCCAGACCTTATCGGCGATCCAAACGACGGCCCGAAGACGACAGCGCAGTGGTTCAACACGGGCGCCTTCGCCGCACCGGCGCGTTTCGCCTACGGAAGCGCCGGACGCAACATCGTCGTCGGGCCGCCCACGAAGCTGGTCGATCTCGGCCTGCGTAAGCAGGTACGTCTAGGGGGAGGCCGGTCGCTGGAGGTCCGCATCGACGCCTACAACGCCTTCAACACCCCGCAGTTCGGAATTCCCGGCCGCGTGTTCGGGACTCCGCAGTTCGGCCGGATCACGAGCGTCGGATCGCCGCGGGAGATTCAGCTGGGGCTCCGGCTCGCGTACTGA
- a CDS encoding bifunctional 4-hydroxy-2-oxoglutarate aldolase/2-dehydro-3-deoxy-phosphogluconate aldolase, translating to MSGEDPGSDVRAAIDACGVIAILRGGYLERLPGIIGAIHAGGVRAVEISLNSPDALLQISRAVRHASGRLVVGAGTVLTCDEVKKVHDAGARFTVSPVVDPDVISTALRLGLTPIPGAYTPTEVRLAAGAGAAAVKLFPARTLGADFVRALLVPFPDVRLVPTGGVTLEDAHRFARAGAWAVGIGTPLLGDGTDAAGNLEQRARSFVSAMRPPA from the coding sequence ATGAGCGGCGAGGATCCCGGGAGCGATGTGCGGGCCGCCATCGACGCGTGCGGAGTCATTGCCATTCTGCGCGGCGGATACCTGGAGCGTCTCCCGGGCATTATCGGCGCCATCCACGCGGGCGGCGTGCGGGCGGTGGAGATCAGCCTGAACTCACCAGACGCGTTGCTCCAGATCTCGCGCGCCGTGCGGCACGCGTCGGGTCGCCTCGTGGTGGGAGCGGGAACCGTGCTCACGTGCGACGAGGTCAAGAAGGTCCATGACGCCGGTGCTCGATTTACCGTGTCTCCGGTTGTCGATCCGGACGTGATATCGACCGCGCTGCGGCTCGGGCTGACTCCGATTCCGGGAGCCTACACGCCCACGGAGGTGCGACTGGCCGCAGGCGCCGGTGCCGCGGCGGTGAAGCTGTTCCCGGCCCGGACGCTCGGCGCGGACTTCGTTCGAGCGCTCCTCGTGCCCTTCCCCGACGTGCGGCTGGTCCCAACCGGGGGCGTCACGCTCGAGGACGCGCACCGCTTCGCCAGGGCCGGCGCCTGGGCGGTCGGCATCGGAACGCCCCTGCTCGGCGATGGAACCGATGCGGCCGGGAACCTTGAACAACGGGCGCGCAGTTTCGTGAGCGCGATGAGACCGCCGGCCTGA
- a CDS encoding GntR family transcriptional regulator, translated as MPVHRERASDAAYQSLLQAIMTQVFLPGERLNVLDLARSLNVSLTPVKEALNKLASEGLVEIRPRSGTFVTDISPEDVAETFELRAALEVVAGEKAMGRLNGDELDRLERMLAILERPMVTEGDRIAHERTNSDFHRYIVERSGNRRLIQLYESLNAHIKIARIHRSHDRWASRLAEEKAEHREIVDALKGRDAGRLRGALMQHIGRAAENLIEDLRRAVRPHAPGSGGRDQ; from the coding sequence GTGCCGGTGCACCGGGAGAGGGCCAGCGACGCGGCCTACCAGAGTCTCCTGCAGGCCATCATGACCCAGGTGTTTCTGCCTGGTGAACGGCTGAACGTCCTCGACCTGGCACGCTCGCTCAACGTCAGCCTGACTCCCGTGAAGGAGGCGCTCAACAAGCTGGCGTCCGAAGGTCTGGTGGAAATTCGCCCGCGGAGCGGCACCTTCGTGACCGACATTTCCCCGGAGGATGTGGCCGAAACATTCGAGCTGCGCGCCGCCCTCGAAGTGGTGGCCGGTGAAAAGGCGATGGGGCGCTTGAACGGGGACGAACTGGACCGGCTCGAACGGATGCTCGCGATACTCGAGCGGCCGATGGTCACCGAAGGTGACCGCATTGCGCACGAGCGCACCAATTCGGATTTTCACCGTTACATCGTCGAGCGCTCGGGGAACCGCCGCCTGATTCAGCTTTACGAGAGCCTGAACGCCCACATCAAGATTGCGCGGATTCACCGCAGCCACGATCGGTGGGCGTCCCGGCTGGCCGAAGAGAAGGCCGAACACCGCGAGATCGTCGACGCCTTGAAGGGTCGCGATGCCGGAAGGTTGCGCGGGGCGTTGATGCAGCACATCGGGCGGGCGGCCGAGAACCTCATTGAAGATCTGCGGCGCGCCGTGAGGCCTCACGCGCCGGGAAGCGGCGGGAGGGATCAGTGA
- a CDS encoding anion permease, with product MTAPALGRSALPGILGGLAAVAGGLLLPPPAPITEVGMARLGLLAFAVIWWVATPLPAAFTTLAMLAAGVLSGALSLAGAFAHSNSWLLWFVIGTFGLGAALDATGVNRRFALALLDVRWVRGHPVRFMTMFLISATLMSGVMANTVVAVVWLSLAVKIYELLKIDHADPLVEANTLGIAWAANIGGLITPVGNGTNAPTIGLVAAATGTTVTFLQWTAIGSGLALLLMASAIALLWLAVPHGSGTLGGPHLSDHISAERRRLGPMPVAERRALAWVGVAVALWFAPDAARMLLSPDIAAIAQSRLHLTVPALLVPLGMCLTPVPDPKRRFVLTWEEWLRGVDWSLVLFIGGVMALGIAVGEEATGVPGYVRNTLEPLLGHLPETMFVLILCGAVILVTSVISNMVTLAIFVPLGLTLSSSLGVGDPAALGIILGMGTSLAHLLPSGTTTNAIVAGSGFLRVRTMVRHGALLFLLHTLLLALVGYPLAKLVLGH from the coding sequence GTGACTGCGCCCGCACTCGGCCGTTCCGCGCTGCCGGGGATCCTGGGCGGCCTTGCGGCGGTTGCCGGCGGCCTTCTCCTCCCCCCGCCGGCGCCGATCACGGAGGTGGGCATGGCCCGTCTGGGCCTGCTCGCCTTCGCGGTCATCTGGTGGGTCGCCACACCGTTGCCTGCTGCGTTCACCACGCTGGCAATGCTTGCGGCGGGCGTGCTGTCGGGGGCGCTCAGTCTCGCCGGCGCGTTCGCCCATTCCAACAGCTGGCTGCTGTGGTTCGTGATCGGGACCTTCGGCCTGGGGGCGGCGCTCGATGCCACCGGCGTGAACCGCCGGTTCGCGCTGGCGCTCCTGGACGTGCGCTGGGTGCGCGGCCACCCGGTGCGCTTCATGACGATGTTCCTCATCTCGGCAACACTGATGAGCGGCGTGATGGCCAACACCGTGGTGGCCGTGGTCTGGCTTTCGCTGGCCGTGAAGATCTACGAGCTGCTGAAGATCGACCACGCGGACCCGCTGGTGGAGGCAAACACGCTCGGCATTGCATGGGCGGCCAACATCGGCGGCCTGATCACGCCGGTCGGCAACGGCACGAATGCGCCGACGATCGGACTGGTCGCGGCCGCCACGGGCACCACCGTCACGTTCCTGCAATGGACGGCGATTGGATCGGGGCTCGCACTGCTTCTGATGGCTTCGGCAATTGCGCTCCTCTGGCTGGCGGTACCGCACGGCTCCGGCACGCTCGGTGGACCCCACCTGAGCGACCATATCAGTGCCGAACGGCGGCGCCTCGGCCCCATGCCCGTGGCCGAGCGGCGCGCCCTGGCCTGGGTCGGCGTGGCTGTCGCGCTGTGGTTCGCGCCCGACGCCGCGCGGATGCTGCTGTCCCCCGACATCGCGGCGATCGCGCAGAGCAGACTTCACCTCACCGTTCCGGCTTTGCTCGTTCCGCTGGGCATGTGCCTGACCCCCGTCCCCGATCCGAAGCGGCGCTTCGTGCTGACCTGGGAGGAGTGGCTGCGCGGGGTGGACTGGAGCCTGGTGCTGTTCATTGGCGGGGTCATGGCGCTGGGAATCGCCGTGGGCGAGGAGGCGACGGGGGTGCCGGGCTACGTGAGGAACACGCTCGAACCGTTGCTCGGGCATCTTCCCGAGACGATGTTCGTCCTGATCCTGTGCGGCGCCGTCATCCTCGTGACGAGCGTCATTTCCAATATGGTGACGCTCGCCATCTTCGTGCCGCTCGGTCTGACGTTGAGCAGCAGCCTCGGTGTGGGAGATCCGGCCGCACTGGGTATCATCCTGGGAATGGGCACGTCGCTGGCGCATCTCCTGCCGTCAGGCACGACGACCAACGCGATCGTCGCGGGATCAGGTTTCCTTCGCGTGCGGACGATGGTGCGGCACGGGGCGCTGCTGTTCCTGCTGCACACGCTCCTGCTGGCGCTGGTCGGGTATCCACTGGCGAAGCTCGTGCTCGGGCACTGA
- a CDS encoding mandelate racemase/muconate lactonizing enzyme family protein: MTTILTRRELLGGTGLAALASGAPGASARAAQSARGQVSDLRPLIIERVEPIVIRTPPDRIGFDEPLMQPRVGAVTGGPGMWNRLDHATPTRFKGYEQATLVKITTTEGLVGWGECHSPSAPRMHQRILSDLFAPLLRGQDARWINPLWERMFSTERVRGYSTGAHFEALAGVDLALWDLLGRAMGVPVYQLLGGKYRDGIPLYTGIGGATAEALVQSAERAVASGLKVVKMGFRKGENTSDVERVEAVAAAMRPHGQVCLDSLGAFKLYEAIQVGRIFDRIGNIGWFEDALLPDDWPAYTELAAALDTPVCVGEMLSNRFQFRDLLTARGADIINPDVCRAGGISECQRIAALAHAYGALWTPHVSTGTVLYFAASLHLAVATANCVIMEGGGKLSGPLGNALVRTPFRVDQGTAYVPEAPGFGVEWNEEALARVTAREA; the protein is encoded by the coding sequence ATGACCACAATTCTCACGCGACGTGAACTCCTCGGTGGGACCGGCCTGGCCGCTCTCGCGTCAGGGGCGCCCGGCGCCTCCGCCCGCGCGGCGCAGAGCGCGCGGGGCCAGGTGTCCGACTTGCGGCCGCTGATTATCGAGCGCGTCGAGCCGATCGTCATCAGAACGCCACCCGATCGGATTGGCTTCGACGAACCGCTGATGCAGCCTCGCGTCGGGGCCGTGACCGGGGGGCCCGGCATGTGGAATCGCCTCGACCACGCCACGCCCACACGCTTCAAGGGCTACGAGCAGGCCACGCTCGTCAAGATCACCACCACGGAGGGACTCGTCGGCTGGGGCGAATGCCACTCGCCGTCGGCCCCGCGCATGCACCAGCGCATCCTCAGCGATCTGTTCGCGCCACTGTTGCGCGGGCAGGACGCTCGGTGGATCAATCCTCTCTGGGAGCGGATGTTCTCCACCGAGCGCGTGCGCGGGTACTCCACGGGTGCACACTTCGAGGCGCTCGCCGGCGTAGACCTCGCGCTCTGGGATCTCCTGGGCCGCGCGATGGGGGTTCCTGTCTATCAGCTCCTCGGCGGCAAATATCGCGACGGCATACCGCTCTACACCGGGATAGGCGGAGCGACCGCCGAGGCGCTCGTCCAATCCGCCGAGCGGGCGGTGGCGAGCGGCCTGAAGGTCGTCAAGATGGGATTCCGAAAGGGAGAGAACACGAGCGACGTGGAACGAGTCGAGGCGGTGGCCGCAGCGATGCGGCCCCACGGGCAGGTGTGTCTCGACTCGCTCGGGGCGTTCAAGCTGTACGAGGCCATTCAGGTCGGCCGGATTTTCGATCGGATCGGCAACATCGGCTGGTTCGAGGATGCGCTGCTGCCAGACGACTGGCCGGCCTACACCGAACTGGCGGCGGCGCTTGACACCCCGGTGTGCGTCGGCGAGATGCTGTCGAACCGGTTCCAGTTCCGCGACCTGCTCACCGCGCGCGGCGCCGACATCATCAACCCCGATGTGTGCCGCGCCGGCGGGATCAGCGAGTGCCAGCGCATCGCGGCGCTCGCGCATGCCTACGGTGCCCTCTGGACGCCTCACGTCAGCACCGGCACAGTCCTGTACTTTGCCGCCTCGCTGCACCTGGCAGTGGCCACGGCGAACTGCGTCATCATGGAGGGGGGCGGCAAGCTTTCCGGACCGCTCGGCAATGCGCTGGTTCGAACGCCGTTCCGGGTCGACCAGGGAACGGCGTACGTGCCCGAAGCGCCCGGCTTCGGCGTGGAGTGGAACGAAGAGGCGCTCGCCCGGGTCACCGCGAGAGAGGCATGA
- a CDS encoding dihydrodipicolinate synthase family protein has translation MTRFHGVFPIINTTFRDDGALDLESQRRLVRFLIDAGAHGLGLFGNASEGYALSESGRRTLLEVIVREVDGRVPLVVSSGHTGTDVAVAISRDMEAMGADALMVLPPYYVKPDAEGIFRYFRAISDAVRIPVMVQDAPLMTQLPMGADLLARMALELENVRLVKVEAPPTTPKVSRLRALAGDRLTLFGGLNGNFFLEELARGAVGTMPGSDMTDIFRAIWDSYQRGDHSSARDQFARALPLIRYELQPGLGVAVMKRNLFDAGVIASPAVRHPTRSLDDVDIAEIRALRGGLQLFAFRWAGQRA, from the coding sequence GTGACGCGTTTCCACGGCGTGTTTCCCATCATCAACACCACGTTCCGGGACGACGGCGCTCTCGATCTGGAGAGCCAGCGGCGACTTGTCCGCTTCCTGATTGATGCGGGGGCGCATGGCCTGGGGCTGTTCGGGAACGCAAGCGAAGGATATGCCCTCTCCGAATCGGGGCGCCGCACTCTGCTTGAGGTCATCGTGCGGGAGGTGGACGGCCGCGTGCCGCTCGTGGTCAGCAGCGGCCACACCGGAACCGACGTGGCGGTGGCGATCAGCCGCGACATGGAGGCGATGGGGGCTGACGCGCTGATGGTGCTCCCCCCTTATTACGTGAAGCCCGACGCCGAGGGCATCTTCCGTTACTTTCGCGCCATTTCCGACGCCGTGCGCATACCGGTGATGGTGCAGGACGCGCCGCTCATGACGCAGCTCCCAATGGGTGCCGACCTGCTGGCGCGCATGGCGCTGGAACTTGAGAACGTTCGCCTCGTGAAAGTGGAGGCCCCGCCCACCACGCCGAAAGTGTCCAGGCTCCGTGCGCTGGCCGGCGACCGCCTGACGCTGTTCGGCGGCCTGAACGGGAATTTCTTCCTGGAGGAACTCGCCCGTGGGGCGGTGGGCACGATGCCGGGCTCGGACATGACGGACATCTTCCGCGCCATCTGGGATTCGTATCAACGCGGCGATCACTCGTCTGCGCGCGACCAGTTCGCGCGGGCGCTTCCCTTGATCCGGTATGAGCTGCAACCCGGCCTGGGGGTTGCCGTCATGAAGCGCAACCTGTTCGATGCGGGGGTGATCGCGTCGCCCGCCGTCCGGCATCCGACCCGCTCGCTCGACGACGTGGACATCGCCGAGATCCGCGCGCTGCGGGGCGGCTTGCAGCTGTTCGCGTTTCGCTGGGCCGGACAGCGCGCGTGA